In Dioscorea cayenensis subsp. rotundata cultivar TDr96_F1 chromosome 11, TDr96_F1_v2_PseudoChromosome.rev07_lg8_w22 25.fasta, whole genome shotgun sequence, a single genomic region encodes these proteins:
- the LOC120272657 gene encoding uncharacterized protein LOC120272657 isoform X2, protein MDSQQLIDTLAAHIALYHSSSSSPNPSSSPRSSILQWFSSLSAQHRRASLTVLHPDFLRVLRLMLSRLRSRGPSVFFLLSDLPSSSELPSLLSRRSLGLLARASSSNPHFLALSRAVLMFSTHDSERISDCSLDSFTVAEEFVADVDCFVEAMDGISGGRFLRGEVEGLGAPWVEMDWLKDMGYYSMEAFLASRIEVALRLSWLASMKGKKMKVGKVKEKEIAAAVAGAGVAANMFWRKKRCIDWWVGLGVECRRTMMVTILGKASKFLVNDFVMCSTTANVEDDLSVGHQAGNSWQSMRQNPYLRCDVMLSFPHHQKLPSMGDCLNRLAVIHEISLMFSKLQEEEFEKEAIFFSSLTSSSSISDFILRKLRGFLMIVSIDYVNLELIGDPKLNPIQNKNKDEFGMSYRKGKKKLHNSKRLSSSSKLSVINAANQKPSLDHACNAPSVGNRCSGLGARQNTLSLLAKKSALVVDTVESKTPLRGSDMEPSKHLVDCTVRVTKKKSGRKRSKNKAASSKSGGNPDTVNKKFPSPVPVSVSTIHLKADPIMCEQSPKSSSANVSDKPDIAGESESINVAQINHFPHPSPGCSFDGVISCPCSSIYEDGDIVVSHCDIELQGSSEKTFTPVANDNTHELIGNHATSPKWNPGNTYSCFTLSAQCLENVSIEEHEPQKSGFLCDTTSESNSPNLSKDVLNKKNTLIQCNSSDYYVATSSGSTSHEWPNLASFHYASVNSQNLPTATDRLHLDVSQKLPNHHQSFLPPRHQVRSSSTECGRSRILPSLAVPMSFDWPPMVKSYSRLSQTVTSSYDSCYASRLQPSFCPGFSSHRMQINGSSSVNDWKHTWDVMDAYDSKIMSEFMDDTDSYWLSEEESDAHTLSTRDYNQFFGGGVMYWNTSEHVGAGFSRPPSYSSEDSSWAWHEAELNRTIDDMVGMPGISASYNTNGLASPPAAPFCSPFDSLGPGHQAVGYAITRNDMIGKPMNSVPSVSDATDEKHPKSLNNSPISVEGTKGDPLPYPVLRPIIVPTIARKGSRSEFMLSHDHKNPCLPSTIRDAPRIKRPPSPVVLSVPRVPRPPPPSPVGGSRKRGFPIVRSGSSSPRHWGMRTWYREEALDESHISIDSTEVLWPSWGNKGISAFPVVQSIGGPLLQDHLLNVSQLACDQEHPDIALPLQPPDLLNSNDKTPLSLLQCLLHDEIDSFWKQVSAEHLTRKPYINWAVMRVTRALQVLWPRSRTNIFGSCATGLALPTSDVDLVVSLPPVRNLEPIKEAGILEGRNGIKETCLQHAARYLANQDWVRNDSLKTIENTAIPVINLVAEVPHDYISSNRNSSNSDAQKVWASNAHLGHGGGPHSDQPLSENKSLPLSSKLMKDDYIDVKLIRLDISFKSPSHTGLQTSELVGELTQQFPAIIPLALVLKQFLADRSLDDSYSGGLSSYCLVLLVTRFLQHEHHIGRSINQILVQQEQP, encoded by the exons ATGGATTCCCAGCAGCTCATCGACACCCTCGCCGCCCACATCGCTCTATACcactcctcctcttcctctccaaaccctagctccAGTCCTCGTTCCTCCATCCTCCAATGGTTCTCCTCACTCTCTGCTCAACATCGCCGGGCTTCCCTCACTGTCCTCCACCCCGACTTCCTCCGCGTCCTCCGCCTTATGCTCTCTCGTCTCCGCTCCCGTGGGCCTTCCgtcttcttcctcctctccGACCTCCCGTCCTCGTCCGAGCTACCGTCCCTCCTCTCCCGTCGCTCTCTTGGCCTCCTCGCCCGCGCCTCTTCATCTAATCCACATTTCCTTGCTCTTTCCCGCGCGGTTTTGATGTTCTCGACTCATGATTCCGAGCGGATCTCTGACTGCTCTTTGGATTCGTTCACTGTCGCTGAGGAATTTGTTGCGGATGTGGATTGTTTTGTGGAGGCCATGGATGGGATCTCTGGGGGGAGGTTCTTGAGAGGGGAAGTGGAGGGTTTGGGCGCCCCGTGGGTGGAGATGGATTGGTTGAAGGATATGGGGTATTACAGTATGGAGGCCTTTCTTGCTAGTAGGATTGAGGTGGCCTTGAGGCTTTCATGGCTTGCTTCTATGAaggggaagaagatgaaggtcGGAAAGGTCAAGGAGAAGGAGATAGCTGCAGCTGTGGCGGGTGCCGGTGTGGCGGCTAATATGTTCTGGAGGAAAAAGAGGTGCATTGATTGGTGGGTTGGGTTGGGTGTAGAATGTAGGAGGACCATGATGGTGACTATTTTGGGGAAGGCATCAAAATTTCTG GTTAATGATTTTGTTATGTGCTCAACCACAGCTAATGTTGAGGATGATTTGTCTGTGGGCCATCAAGCAGGAAACTCTTGGCAGAGCATGAGGCAAAATCCCTACTTGCGTTGTGATGTCATGCTGTCTTTCCCTCATCATCAAAAGTTACCTTCTATGGGAGATTGTTTGAACAGATTAGCAGTGATACATGAGATATCTCTAATGTTTTCAAAGTTGCAGGAAGAGGAATTTGAAAAGGAGGCAATATTTTTCAGCTCCTTAACTTCTAGTAGTTCTATCTCTGATTTTATCTTGAGGAAACTCCGAGGTTTTCTCATGATTGTCTCCATCGATTATGTAAACCTTGAGCTAATTGGTGATCCAAAGCTTAATCCCATccaaaataagaataaagacgaatttggcatgtcctatcgaaaaggaaagaagaagctCCATAATTCAAAAAGGCTTAGTTCGTCGTCTAAGCTCTCCGTAATCAATGCTGCAAATCAAAAACCTAGTTTG GACCATGCATGTAATGCACCATCTGTGGGGAATAGGTGCTCCGGCCTTGGTGCACGGCAAAATACTCTCTCTTTATTGGCCAAAAAAAGTGCTTTGGTTGTGGACACTGTTGAGAGCAAGACCCCATTAAGAGGCTCTGACATG GAGCCTTCCAAGCACTTGGTTGATTGCACGGTTCGTGTTACTAAAAAAAAGAGTGGGAGAAAAAGATCCAAGAATAAAGCGGCTAGCTCAAAGTCGGGTGGAAATCCTGATACTGTAAACAAGAAATTTCCTAGCCCTGTTCCAGTTAGTGTTTCAACTATTCACCTTAAGGCAGATCCTATCATGTGTGAGCAATCACCAAAATCAAGCTCTGCTAATGTTTCAGATAAGCCAGATATTGCAGGTGAATCTGAATCTATCAATGTTGCTCAGATAAACCATTTCCCTCATCCCAGCCCAGGTTGCTCTTTTGATGGTGTAATTTCTTGTCCATGCTCCAGTATATATGAAGATGGAGACATTGTTGTTTCACATTGTGATATTGAGTTGCAAGGCTCCTCAGAAAAAACATTTACACCTGTAGCCAATGACAACACTCACGAACTAATTGGAAACCATGCCACTTCTCCCAAATGGAATCCTGGAAATACTTACAGCTGCTTTACACTTTCTGCGCAGTGTCTTGAAAATGTTTCCATAGAGGAGCATGAGCCTCAAAAGTCTGGATTCCTTTGTGACACAACCTCGGAGTCTAATTCTCCAAACTTGTCTAAGGATGttttgaataagaaaaatacacTTATCCAATGTAATAGCAGTGATTATTATGTGGCTACCTCCAGTGGCTCTACGTCACATGAGTGGCCTAACTTAGCTTCTTTTCATTATGCATCTGTGAATTCACAGAATCTCCCAACTGCGACTGACAGACTACATTTGGATGTTAGTCAGAAATTGCCCAATCACCACCAGTCTTTCCTTCCTCCAAGGCACCAGGTGAGAAGCTCGTCAACGGAATGTGGGCGTAGCAGAATATTGCCTTCCCTGGCTGTGCCCATGAGTTTTGACTGGCCTCCAATGGTAAAGAGCTATAGTAGACTAAGTCAGACAGTGACGTCAAGTTATGATTCTTGTTATGCTTCAAGGCTACAGCCGTCATTCTGCCCAGGCTTTTCTTCTCATAGAATGCAAATAAATGGTTCTTCTAGTGTAAATGACTGGAAACATACTTGGGATGTTATGGATGCTTATGATTCTAAAATCATGTCTGAGTTCATGGATGACACTGATAGTTATTGGTTATCTGAAGAAGAATCAGATGCTCATACACTTTCTACAAGAgattataatcaattttttggTGGTGGAGTTATGTATTGGAATACTTCTGAACATGTTGGAGCAGGCTTTTCTCGGCCACCTTCATATAGTTCTGAAGATAGCTCTTGGGCATGGCATGAGGCAGAACTAAACAGAACAATTGATGATATGGTCGGTATGCCTGGGATCTCTGCATCCTACAATACAAATGGTTTGGCTTCACCACCTGCTGCTCCATTTTGTTCTCCATTTGATTCTCTGGGACCAGGCCATCAGGCTGTAGGTTACGCTATTACAAGGAATGATATGATCGGAAAGCCAATGAACTCAGTGCCTTCAGTCTCAGATGCTACAGATGAGAAACATccaaaatcattaaataattcACCTATAAGTGTTGAAGGAACAAAAGGTGACCCTCTTCCTTATCCCGTGCTCCGGCCAATCATTGTTCCAACTATTGCAAGGAAGGGATCTAGATCTGAGTTTATGCTAAGTCATGATCATAAAAACCCATGCTTACCTTCCACCATAAGAGATGCCCCCAGAATAAAAAGACCTCCATCTCCTGTGGTACTTTCGGTCCCTCGAGTGCCCCGTCCGCCTCCACCATCTCCTGTTGGAGGATCTAGGAAGCGAGGATTCCCTATTGTCAGGTCAGGGAGCTCAAGTCCGAGGCACTGGGGTATGAGAACTTGGTATCGTGAAGAAGCTTTAGATGAAAGTCACATTTCTATAGATAGCACTGAAGTTCTTTGGCCTTCATGGGGAAACAAGGGCATCTCTGCCTTTCCAGTGGTGCAATCAATTGGGGGGCCCTTGCTGCAGGATCATCTGCTGAATGTTTCTCAATTAGCTTGTGATCAGGAACAT CCAGATATTGCATTGCCTCTGCAACCTCCTGATTTGTTGAACTCTAATGATAAGACACCCTTATCCCTTCTGCAGTGTCTTCTCCATGATGAAATTGATTCTTTCTGGAAGCAG GTATCTGCTGAGCACCTGACAAGGAAGCCCTACATTAATTGGGCTGTAATGAGGGTCACACGAGCTCTTCAAGTCCTTTGGCCTCGTTCTCGTACCAATATTTTTGGTTCTTGTGCAACTGGTTTAGCTCTTCCCACTAGTGATGTAGATCTTGTGGTTTCTCTTCCACCAGTACGGAATTTG GAACCTATTAAAGAAGCTGGAATTTTGGAAGGTCGTAATGGAATAAAGGAAACATGTCTTCAG CATGCGGCTAGGTATCTTGCGAATCAGGATTGGGTCCGAAATGACTCCctaaaaacaatagaaaatacagCT atACCTGTTATTAATCTAGTGGCTGAGGTCCCTCATGATTACATCTCTTCAAATCGAAACTCTTCAAATTCAGATGCTCAGAAAGTATGGGCCAGCAATGCACATCTTGGACATGGGGGTGGTCCTCATTCTGATCAACCTCTCTCCGAGAATAAGTCTTTGCCCTTGTCATCAAAATTGATGAAGGATGATTACATTGATGTGAAGCTAATTCGTCTTGATATCAGCTTTAAATCACCGTCTCACACTGGACTTCAAACTTCAGAATTG GTTGGGGAACTCACTCAGCAATTTCCAGCGATCATACCGCTTGCTTTGGTACTAAAGCAGTTCTTGGCTGATCGTAGTCTGGATGACTCCTACTCAGGTGGCCTAAGTTCATATTGTCTG GTGTTACTGGTTACACGATTTCTCCAGCATGAACACCATATTGGCCGGTCAATCAATCAG ATCCTTGTGCAGCAGGAACAaccttga